A window of Melopsittacus undulatus isolate bMelUnd1 chromosome 2, bMelUnd1.mat.Z, whole genome shotgun sequence contains these coding sequences:
- the SHISA2 gene encoding protein shisa-2 homolog, whose translation MQGWRCWLLLAALGWLLPAGATASGEYCHGWLDGQGGWRDGFQCPERFDGGDATICCGSCALRYCCSSAEARLDQGACDNDRRQGGGEPGRPGKDGPDGAAVPIYVPFLIVGSVFVAFIILGSLVAACCCRCLRPKQEPQQSRAPGGTRLMETIPMIPSASTSRGSSSRQSSTAASSSSSANSGARAPPTRSQTNCCLPEGTMNNVYVNMPTNFSVLNCQQATQIVPHQGQYLHPQYVGYTVQHDSMPLTPVPPFLDGLQSGYRQIQSPYPHTSSEQKMYPAVTV comes from the exons ATGCAGGGCTGGcggtgctggctgctgctggcggcactgggctggctgctgccgGCGGGGGCCACGGCCAGCGGAGAGTACTGCCACGGCTGGCTGGACGGGCAGGGCGGCTGGCGGGACGGCTTCCAGTGCCCCGAGCGCTTCGACGGCGGCGACGCCACCATCTGCTGCGGCAGCTGCGCCCTCCGGTACTGCTGCTCCAGCGCCGAGGCGCGCCTCGACCAAGGCGCCTGCGACAACGACCGGCGGCAGGGCGGCGGCGAGCCGGGCCGCCCCGGCAAGGACGGCCCCGACGGCGCGGCAG TGCCCATCTACGTGCCATTCCTTATTGTTGGATCTGTATTTGTTGCCTTCATCATCCTGGGGTCGCTGGtagctgcttgctgctgcagaTGCCTGCGGCCCAAGCAGGAGCCCCAGCAGAGCCGAGCCCCTGGGGGCACCCGCCTGATGGAGACGATCCCCATGATCCCAAGTGCCAGCACCTCCCGGGGCTCCTCCTCACGCCAGTCAAgcactgctgccagctccagctccagtgCCAACTCGGGGGCAAGAGCCCCTCCGACCAGGTCCCAGACCAACTGCTGTTTGCCCGAGGGGACCATGAACAATGTCTATGTCAACATGCCGACGAACTTCTCGGTACTGAACTGCCAACAGGCTACCCAGATCGTGCCACACCAGGGGCAGTACCTGCACCCCCAGTATGTGGGCTACACTGTGCAGCACGACTCGATGCCGCTGACCCCTGTGCCCCCCTTCCTCGACGGTTTGCAGAGTGGCTACAGACAGATCCAGTCTCCCTATCCACACACCAGCAGCGAACAGAAGATGTACCCAGCAGTGACTGTGTAG